Proteins from a single region of Aureibacter tunicatorum:
- the hisC gene encoding histidinol-phosphate transaminase, producing MFNPENILRAHLKGLKPYTSARDEFSGQAKVFVDANENAEGSVCDIAVNRYPDPYQQTVKAKISQIQNVPAENIFLGNGSDEAIDLLYRAFCEPGKDHVLVLPPTYGMYQVSADINGIETRKVSLTEDFQIDLPKTLEAINERTKIIFLCTPNNPTGNLLKIDDIEAVLRASQNIVVVDEAYIDFADQESWNQRLEEFPNLIVIQTFSKSWGMAGLRLGMAFASKEVIDILNKIKPPYNINELTQRHAGDALDNHEGMKASVKTVLDERSKLKSALLELNDVQHIYPSDANFLLIKIKHARKKYEQLLNEGIVVRDRSKVELCEECLRISIGTASENELIIEALKKIESSTQEA from the coding sequence ATGTTTAATCCGGAAAATATATTAAGAGCGCATCTCAAGGGTCTTAAGCCTTATACCTCTGCCCGCGACGAGTTTTCCGGGCAGGCCAAGGTATTCGTTGACGCCAATGAGAATGCTGAAGGATCTGTTTGCGACATTGCAGTTAATCGTTATCCCGATCCCTATCAACAGACTGTAAAAGCCAAAATCAGCCAAATTCAAAATGTTCCTGCTGAGAATATTTTCCTCGGCAATGGCAGCGATGAAGCGATAGATTTGCTTTACAGAGCATTTTGCGAACCGGGCAAAGACCATGTGCTTGTACTACCGCCTACGTATGGGATGTACCAAGTTAGCGCTGATATCAATGGCATCGAGACTCGCAAAGTTTCTTTAACTGAAGATTTTCAGATTGATCTTCCGAAGACCTTGGAAGCGATCAACGAGCGTACCAAGATTATTTTCCTTTGCACGCCAAATAACCCAACGGGCAATCTATTGAAAATCGATGACATTGAAGCTGTTCTTCGCGCCAGTCAAAACATAGTGGTGGTCGATGAGGCTTATATCGACTTTGCCGATCAAGAGTCTTGGAACCAAAGACTTGAAGAGTTTCCAAATCTGATCGTCATCCAGACATTTAGCAAATCTTGGGGAATGGCAGGCCTGCGTCTTGGGATGGCTTTCGCCAGCAAAGAGGTTATAGATATTTTGAACAAAATCAAGCCTCCTTACAATATCAATGAGCTTACTCAGCGACATGCCGGTGATGCCCTTGATAATCATGAAGGCATGAAAGCATCAGTTAAAACTGTCCTTGATGAAAGGTCCAAGCTGAAGTCTGCTTTATTGGAGCTTAACGACGTTCAGCATATTTATCCTTCTGACGCTAACTTTCTTTTGATTAAAATCAAACATGCTCGAAAAAAATATGAGCAGCTGCTGAATGAGGGCATAGTCGTTCGTGATCGATCAAAAGTCGAATTGTGTGAAGAATGTTTAAGAATTTCGATAGGAACAGCTTCAGAAAATGAATTAATCATCGAAGCCTTGAAGAAAATAGAGTCAAGCACTCAAGAAGCTTAA
- the hisB gene encoding bifunctional histidinol-phosphatase/imidazoleglycerol-phosphate dehydratase HisB produces MKKKVLFIDRDGTIIFEPIEDQQVDSLEKLEFLPKAISALRKIAEQTDYELVMVTNQDGLGTDSFPEDTFWPAQNKMLKTLENEGIHFAKIHVDKTFAHENAPTRKPGTALLTEYFSEEYDLANSYVIGDRLTDVQLAENLGSKSIYISEDTSAQADLITMDWDEIFRFLASNTRSTTIQRTTKETDILIKLNLDGTGQSDISTGMGFFDHMLHQLAYHSGADLTIQVKGDLHIDEHHTIEDTALALGEAYLKALGNKKGINRYGFFILPMDDVLAQVAIDFSGRPWTMWDCEYKREKVGQMPTEMFYHFFKSFSDTSKCNLNIKAEGPNEHHKIEGTFKALAKAIKMAVAIDPKFKNVLPSTKGML; encoded by the coding sequence ATGAAAAAGAAAGTATTATTTATAGACAGAGACGGAACGATCATCTTCGAGCCTATCGAAGACCAGCAAGTCGATTCTCTAGAAAAATTGGAGTTTCTGCCTAAAGCAATCAGCGCTTTGAGAAAAATAGCTGAGCAAACTGATTACGAACTGGTCATGGTAACTAATCAGGACGGTTTGGGCACAGACTCTTTTCCGGAAGACACATTTTGGCCTGCTCAGAACAAAATGTTGAAAACCTTGGAAAACGAAGGAATACACTTTGCGAAAATCCATGTTGACAAGACATTCGCTCATGAAAATGCTCCTACGCGCAAGCCGGGGACAGCTCTCTTAACCGAATATTTCTCTGAAGAATATGATCTAGCGAATTCTTATGTGATTGGAGACAGATTGACGGATGTCCAATTAGCCGAAAACTTAGGCTCAAAGAGCATTTACATCAGTGAAGATACTTCAGCCCAAGCGGACTTGATTACTATGGATTGGGATGAAATCTTTAGATTCCTCGCTTCCAATACGCGATCGACAACAATCCAAAGAACAACCAAAGAAACAGATATTCTCATCAAACTGAACTTGGACGGCACTGGCCAATCGGATATCTCTACAGGAATGGGATTCTTTGACCATATGCTGCATCAATTGGCTTATCACTCTGGCGCAGACTTAACGATTCAAGTTAAGGGCGATTTGCACATTGACGAGCACCACACCATCGAGGACACGGCTCTAGCGCTAGGCGAAGCTTACTTGAAAGCTCTTGGAAACAAGAAAGGAATAAATCGCTATGGGTTCTTCATTTTGCCGATGGATGATGTTTTAGCTCAAGTAGCTATCGACTTCAGCGGCAGGCCATGGACAATGTGGGATTGCGAATACAAAAGAGAGAAAGTCGGCCAAATGCCTACAGAAATGTTCTATCATTTCTTCAAGTCATTCTCCGACACTTCCAAATGCAATCTGAATATCAAAGCAGAAGGTCCTAACGAGCATCACAAGATCGAAGGCACATTCAAAGCCTTGGCAAAAGCCATAAAAATGGCAGTAGCCATCGATCCTAAATTCAAAAACGTATTGCCTTCCACTAAGGGGATGCTATAA